The following are from one region of the Nymphaea colorata isolate Beijing-Zhang1983 chromosome 7, ASM883128v2, whole genome shotgun sequence genome:
- the LOC116257416 gene encoding LEAF RUST 10 DISEASE-RESISTANCE LOCUS RECEPTOR-LIKE PROTEIN KINASE-like 1.2, producing the protein MISTGGWVSSARIIQGAPFFFFVFCFFFNPVLSATNPNYTACAPQTCDGILIQYPFSLSSQSGSGCGYPGLNLLCLDNNQTLLLQTPTLNFTVSGIDYSARSIDVAIDPMYMEGPGNCRYPRKNMTLEDIKGTTDPLPFIFTNGATIQVTFFYNCSTPSSGSGSGGYSGDGGVYDFTVNVVPSCSAAASRSYAFFGADSPGTVAMNCQSSVIFPVSASSTVNNLASTLSDSFSMNWTVDTTICRGCSGSDGRCGSDSKGNFMCFCQDDSQNDSHLATCNHSGGKKTGIIAGVTTASGLLIIGMFLTFFWFRYYRAKKRSSSTIYTKSTTSSMTSSQFDLDSRSFRQRYGGNVTIFTYKELQEATNDFSSSNELGDGGFGTVYLGKLHDGRKVAVKRLYENNYRRVAQFMNEIAILSNINHPKLVRLYGCTSRHSRELLLVYEYINNGTVSDHIRASHAGKRHLKWKVRLTIAIETAEALAYLHQLDPPIIHRDVKTNNILLDSKFHVKVADFGLSRLFPADVTHVSTAPQGTPGYVDPDYHKCYQLTDKSDVYSFGVVLAELISSLPAVDIRRHRHEINLANLAVNKIHNHELHEFVDSSIGFETDEWVNRTVRAVAELAFRCLAAEKEVRPNMDEVAESLKRIQTGEHCPEKRTSTEIKSDTGALPKPDGPLSPNSVTDKWESHYTTPNNTPNTSTG; encoded by the exons aTGATTTCGACCGGCGGATGGGTTTCATCTGCTCGAATAATTCAGGGggctcctttcttcttcttcgtcttctgtttcttcttcaacCCCGTTCTTTCCGCAACAAATCCGAACTACACAGCCTGCGCCCCGCAGACCTGCGATGGGATCCTCATCCAGTACCCCTTCTCCCTTTCTTCCCAATCAGGCAGCGGATGCGGCTACCCTGGCCTCAACCTCCTCTGTCTTGACAACAACCAGACCCTCCTCCTCCAGACCCCCACCCTCAACTTCACCGTCAGCGGCATCGACTACTCTGCCCGCAGCATCGATGTAGCCATCGACCCCATGTACATGGAAGGTCCTGGAAACTGCCGGTATCCGCGGAAGAACATGACCCTTGAAGACATAAAGGGTACAACCGATCCCCTCCCTTTCATCTTCACCAACGGAGCCACGATACAGGTGACCTTCTTCTACAATTGCTCGACGCCTTCCAGTGGTAGCGGCAGTGGTGGTTACTCTGGGGATGGCGGTGTTTACGATTTCACCGTCAATGTGGTCCCTTCTTGTTCTGCCGCTGCTTCGCGTTCCTACGCCTTCTTCGGCGCCGACTCGCCTGGTACGGTTGCCATGAACTGCCAGTCCTCTGTGATCTTCCCGGTGTCGGCGTCGTCTACTGTTAACAATCTGGCAAGCACCTTGAGCGACAGCTTCTCCATGAATTGGACGGTCGACACCACGATTTGCCGCGGTTGCTCTGGGTCAGATGGGCGTTGTGGCTCTGACTCCAAGGGCAACTTCATGTGCTTCTGCCAGGATGATTCTCAGAATGATTCTCACCTGGCCACCTGCAACCACTCCG GAGGCAAAAAAACTGGAATAATAGCAG GTGTGACCACAGCTTCTGGGCTTTTGATCATTGGAATGTTTCTCACATTCTTCTGGTTCCGTTACTATCGTGCCAAAAAGCGTTCTTCCTCTACCATCTATACTAAATCTACTACCTCCTCAATGACTTCAAGCCAATTTGATCTGGATAGCAGAAGCTTCCGGCAAAGGTATGGTGGCAATGTCACCATCTTCACATACAAGGAGCTCCAAGAAGCCACCAATGATTTCAGCTCCTCTAATGAGCTTGGTGATGGAGGATTTGGCACTGTCTACCTTGGGAAACTCCATGATGGCCGCAAAGTAGCTGTCAAGCGCCTGTACGAGAACAACTACAGGCGTGTTGCACAATTCATGAATGAAATTGCGATACTCTCCAACATCAATCACCCGAAACTTGTGCGCCTTTATGGGTGCACTTCACGCCATAGCCGTGAGCTGCTCTTGGTTTATGAGTACATAAACAATGGAACAGTTAGTGATCACATTCGTGCTTCACATGCTGGAAAGAGACACCTCAAATGGAAAGTGCGGTTGACTATAGCCATTGAAACAGCTGAGGCTTTAGCTTATCTTCACCAGCTAGATCCACCAATCATTCATCGAGATGTTAAGACTAACAACATCCTACTTGATAGTAAATTTCATGTCAAGGTTGCTGATTTTGGATTATCACGCCTTTTTCCAGCAGACGTGACCCATGTTTCAACTGCCCCGCAGGGCACACCTGGTTACGTTGATCCTGATTATCACAAATGCTACCAATTAACAGACAAGAGTGATGTTTATAGCTTTGGTGTAGTACTTGCAGAGCTCATCTCTTCATTGCCTGCTGTTGATATCAGAAGACACAGGCACGAGATCAATCTTGCTAATTTGGCAGTCAACAAGATCCATAATCATGAACTACATGAATTTGTTGATTCGTCTATTGGGTTTGAGACTGATGAGTGGGTCAACAGAACTGTGAGGGCTGTGGCAGAGTTGGCATTCAGGTGCTTAGCAGCAGAGAAGGAGGTGAGGCCCAACATGGATGAGGTTGCCGAGTCATTGAAACGTATTCAAACTGGGGAGCATTGTCCGGAGAAAAGAACATCCACAGAAATTAAGAGCGACACTGGTGCACTTCCAAAGCCTGATGGCCCTCTTTCACCAAACTCTGTAACGGATAAATGGGAAAGCCACTATACTACACCAAACAATACACCTAACACCAGTACGGGATAA